Proteins found in one Falsirhodobacter algicola genomic segment:
- a CDS encoding flagellar motor protein MotB codes for MDRKPRPIIVKRRRAKTESAHHGGAWKVAYADFVTAMMAFFLLLWLLNATTEKQRKGLADFFNPTIPINRISGGGADVFGGDSVFSEDVMAQSGSGASRVIPTELDRARGDAGQGDSGIEEERRQLEELLRARGGESMTMERALKHVVTRVTDQGLVIEVFDLPDVALFTGDTAEPRQVLRDVARILGDVLPLTTNALAVSGHVRAYPVVLRDNPVWRLSAERAQAMRGLLGEAGLPDSRISRVEGHADRMPVTGNPMAVRNNRIEVILLRRDR; via the coding sequence ATGGACCGCAAGCCGCGACCGATCATCGTCAAGCGCCGCCGCGCCAAGACCGAATCCGCCCATCACGGCGGCGCGTGGAAAGTCGCCTATGCCGATTTCGTGACGGCGATGATGGCCTTCTTCCTGCTGCTCTGGCTGCTGAACGCCACCACCGAGAAACAGCGCAAGGGCCTTGCCGATTTCTTCAACCCGACGATCCCGATCAACCGCATCTCGGGCGGGGGGGCGGATGTGTTCGGCGGCGATTCGGTCTTTTCCGAGGATGTGATGGCGCAGAGCGGTTCGGGCGCGTCGCGCGTGATCCCGACCGAACTCGACCGTGCCCGCGGCGATGCCGGTCAGGGCGACAGCGGCATCGAGGAGGAGCGCCGCCAACTGGAGGAGCTTTTGCGCGCCCGCGGCGGCGAGAGCATGACGATGGAACGGGCGCTGAAGCATGTCGTCACCCGCGTCACGGATCAGGGCCTCGTGATCGAGGTGTTCGATCTGCCGGATGTGGCGCTGTTCACCGGGGACACGGCCGAACCGCGGCAAGTGCTGCGCGACGTGGCGCGCATCCTTGGCGATGTGCTGCCGCTGACGACGAATGCGCTGGCCGTGTCGGGGCATGTGCGCGCCTATCCGGTCGTGCTGCGCGACAACCCGGTCTGGCGCCTTTCGGCCGAGCGGGCGCAGGCGATGCGCGGCCTTCTGGGCGAAGCCGGTCTGCCCGATTCCCGCATCTCGCGGGTGGAGGGGCATGCCGACCGGATGCCGGTCACGGGCAATCCGATGGCCGTGCGCAACAACCGGATCGAAGTGATCCTGCTGCGCCGCGACCGTTAG
- the mutL gene encoding DNA mismatch repair endonuclease MutL: MQAAQSIRPIIRQLDESAVNRIAAGEVVERPASAVKELVENALDAGARRISIDYVDGGKTLIRVTDDGCGMAPDDLPLALSRHATSKIDGSDLLAIHTFGFRGEALPSLAAVGRLSITSRAAGSEGASIAVAGGRSEDVRPAPARPGTVVEMRDLFYATPARLKFLRSDRAEAQAIADVVRRLAMAEPSVGFTLTDAGTARVIFRAEPETGDFFDALAGRLTRILGPDFVTNALPLDLDRDGLHLSGYAALPTYSRGSGGQQFLFVNGRPVLDRMLTGALRAAYMDVLSRDRHPAAVLGIECDPQLVDVNVHPAKTEVRFRDPATARALIVSGVRQALSGAGHRAATTVADRTLEAMRPEPMPEAAPTPPRIYQMDRPSQPVLARGAAWQAPLGFAEAPTARVEMVEADDTLPLGAARAQLHGNWIIAQTARGFVIVDQHAAHERLVYEKLKAQRDAAGVAAQALLIPEIVDLAPPEAALLLEAAEDLARLGLTIEGFGAGAVAVRETPAILGRVDAAALLRDVLDELADGGSTAVQARMDAVLSRMACHGSVRSGRQMRAEEMNALLREMEATPSSGQCNHGRPTYVELALHDIERLFGRR; encoded by the coding sequence ATGCAGGCCGCCCAAAGCATCCGCCCCATCATCCGTCAGCTGGACGAATCCGCCGTCAACCGCATCGCCGCCGGCGAGGTGGTGGAGCGGCCGGCCTCTGCCGTCAAAGAGCTGGTGGAGAACGCGCTCGATGCCGGGGCACGGCGGATTTCCATCGATTACGTCGATGGCGGCAAGACGCTGATCCGTGTCACCGACGACGGCTGCGGCATGGCGCCGGACGATCTGCCGCTGGCGCTGTCGCGGCACGCCACCTCCAAGATCGACGGCTCGGACCTGCTGGCGATCCACACCTTCGGCTTTCGCGGCGAGGCGCTGCCTTCGTTGGCGGCGGTGGGGCGGCTCAGCATCACCTCGCGGGCCGCAGGCTCCGAAGGGGCCAGCATCGCCGTGGCCGGTGGCCGGTCCGAGGATGTGCGCCCCGCCCCCGCGCGCCCCGGAACCGTGGTGGAGATGCGCGATCTGTTCTACGCCACGCCCGCGCGGCTGAAATTCCTACGCTCCGACCGTGCCGAGGCGCAGGCCATCGCCGATGTGGTGCGCCGCCTTGCGATGGCCGAACCCTCGGTCGGGTTCACGCTGACGGATGCGGGCACGGCGCGGGTGATCTTCCGCGCCGAACCCGAAACGGGGGATTTCTTCGACGCGCTGGCCGGGCGGCTGACGCGCATCCTCGGGCCGGATTTCGTGACCAATGCCCTGCCGCTGGATCTGGACCGCGACGGGCTGCACCTCTCGGGCTATGCCGCGCTGCCGACCTATTCGCGCGGATCGGGCGGGCAACAGTTCCTGTTCGTGAACGGCCGCCCGGTGCTGGACCGGATGCTGACGGGGGCGCTGCGGGCCGCCTATATGGATGTGCTGTCGCGCGATCGGCATCCGGCGGCGGTGCTCGGCATCGAATGCGATCCGCAGCTCGTGGATGTGAACGTCCATCCCGCCAAGACCGAGGTGCGTTTTCGCGATCCGGCCACCGCGCGGGCGCTGATCGTCTCGGGCGTGCGGCAGGCGCTGTCGGGGGCCGGGCACCGCGCCGCGACCACCGTCGCCGACCGCACGCTGGAGGCGATGCGCCCCGAACCCATGCCGGAGGCGGCCCCCACCCCGCCCCGCATCTATCAGATGGACCGCCCCTCGCAGCCCGTTCTGGCGCGCGGGGCCGCATGGCAGGCGCCCCTCGGCTTTGCCGAGGCGCCCACCGCGCGGGTGGAGATGGTGGAGGCGGATGACACCCTTCCCCTTGGCGCCGCGCGGGCGCAGCTTCACGGCAACTGGATCATCGCGCAGACGGCGCGGGGCTTTGTCATCGTGGACCAGCACGCCGCCCATGAACGTCTGGTCTATGAAAAGCTGAAGGCACAGCGCGATGCGGCGGGCGTGGCGGCGCAGGCGCTGCTGATCCCCGAAATCGTCGATCTGGCCCCGCCCGAAGCCGCCCTTCTGCTGGAGGCCGCCGAAGACCTCGCGCGCCTTGGCCTGACGATCGAGGGGTTCGGCGCAGGGGCCGTCGCGGTGCGCGAAACGCCCGCCATTCTGGGCCGCGTCGATGCCGCCGCGCTGCTACGCGATGTGCTGGACGAACTGGCCGATGGCGGCAGCACGGCGGTGCAGGCGCGGATGGATGCCGTCCTCAGCCGCATGGCCTGCCACGGGTCGGTCCGATCCGGCCGCCAGATGCGCGCCGAGGAGATGAACGCCCTTCTGCGCGAGATGGAGGCGACGCCCTCCTCCGGGCAGTGCAATCACGGCCGTCCCACCTATGTGGAACTGGCCCTGCACGACATCGAACGGTTGTTCGGTCGCCGCTGA
- a CDS encoding energy transducer TonB codes for MIGNSASQDWLATRGASERWREPVGWAGSALCVAALLAGAVAAYLHSDRVGTREEEAIILNLEPPAAAPPALAVSAPAPDVPDTDAPEAQDLLDDTLPPPEPLAEDTPPPEVQDMAELPPPTPDAVSLPDAPPPPPPPATRPEPRPRPEPRQEPVRQRAAPPPSQQRQEAAPSRQTGQASAALSAGQAQQLELQWGSQIRSRIERRIRSTSARGTVTVRLVVTPAGRLASLGVAASSGNGALDQRALQTVQAAAGGFPAAPQGLTNSTYTFTLPLRFQ; via the coding sequence ATGATCGGCAACTCCGCCTCGCAGGACTGGCTTGCGACGCGCGGCGCATCGGAGCGCTGGCGCGAGCCGGTGGGCTGGGCGGGGTCGGCGCTGTGCGTGGCGGCGCTCTTGGCGGGAGCGGTCGCGGCCTATCTGCACAGCGACCGCGTCGGCACCCGCGAGGAGGAGGCGATCATCCTCAACCTCGAACCGCCCGCGGCGGCGCCCCCGGCGCTGGCGGTATCGGCCCCCGCGCCCGACGTGCCCGACACCGACGCCCCCGAGGCGCAGGATCTCTTGGACGACACCCTTCCCCCGCCCGAACCCCTTGCCGAGGATACCCCCCCGCCCGAGGTTCAGGACATGGCGGAACTGCCGCCCCCGACGCCCGATGCCGTATCGCTCCCGGATGCGCCGCCGCCGCCGCCGCCGCCCGCGACCCGGCCCGAGCCGCGCCCCAGACCCGAACCCCGGCAGGAACCGGTGCGTCAGCGCGCGGCCCCGCCCCCCTCGCAGCAGCGCCAAGAGGCCGCGCCCAGCCGTCAGACCGGGCAGGCCAGCGCCGCGCTGTCGGCCGGTCAGGCGCAGCAGTTGGAACTGCAATGGGGCAGTCAGATCCGCTCCCGGATCGAGCGGCGGATCCGCAGCACCAGCGCCCGCGGTACCGTGACGGTGCGACTGGTAGTGACGCCCGCCGGGCGCCTCGCCTCGCTGGGTGTGGCGGCATCGTCGGGCAATGGGGCGCTGGATCAGCGGGCGCTGCAAACGGTGCAGGCGGCGGCGGGCGGTTTCCCGGCCGCGCCGCAGGGGCTGACGAACAGCACCTACACCTTCACCCTGCCCCTGCGCTTCCAATAA
- the flgK gene encoding flagellar hook-associated protein FlgK: MSLTSALSIARSGLTMSSRAADLISQNVANALTEGYGRRELELSASSTGGVSIAGVTRFAERAITADRRVAEAAQAGAGVTAAFHSTVEDAVGTPGSGTSLSDMVGELESALVTAASTPQSDAALQSVVDRAQDLASRVGQMGDTIYAARRQADASVGTSITSINEALRGVEALNAQIASLHGADASGLLDQRQSLIDGIAGLVPLREVEGQDGRVSLYTASGTALLDGRAGELARGTGGGLTLNGRDLPTSAIEGGALAAQISVRDDLGVAAQADIDAFAADLQSRLPGLFEGPPLKVQASVAASPQQVRDGAGGGGTSGDASRIVGMLNALTAGAGAGGAADALASSAASSRVVAEDRQAYATARYDTLHSAELEGGVDTDVEMQDLLLVQQIYSANAKVIQAIDGMLGQLMEL; encoded by the coding sequence ATGTCGCTGACCTCCGCCCTTTCCATCGCCCGGTCGGGCCTGACGATGAGCAGCCGCGCCGCCGACCTCATCTCTCAGAACGTCGCGAATGCGTTGACCGAAGGCTATGGCCGGCGGGAGTTGGAGCTGTCGGCCAGCAGCACGGGCGGGGTGTCGATCGCGGGCGTCACGCGCTTTGCCGAACGGGCGATCACCGCCGATCGCCGCGTGGCCGAGGCGGCGCAGGCGGGGGCGGGCGTCACCGCCGCCTTCCATTCCACGGTGGAGGATGCGGTGGGCACGCCGGGCAGCGGAACCTCGCTATCCGATATGGTGGGGGAGTTGGAAAGCGCGCTGGTCACCGCCGCCTCGACCCCGCAATCGGACGCCGCGCTTCAGAGCGTGGTGGACCGGGCGCAGGATCTGGCAAGCCGCGTCGGGCAGATGGGCGATACCATCTATGCCGCGCGCCGTCAGGCCGATGCCTCGGTCGGTACGTCCATCACCTCCATCAACGAGGCGCTGCGGGGGGTGGAGGCGCTCAACGCCCAGATCGCCAGCCTGCACGGCGCGGATGCGAGCGGCCTTTTGGATCAGCGCCAATCGTTGATCGACGGGATCGCGGGCCTCGTGCCGCTGCGCGAGGTGGAGGGGCAGGACGGGCGCGTATCGCTCTATACCGCATCGGGCACGGCGCTGCTGGATGGGCGCGCGGGGGAATTGGCGCGAGGGACCGGCGGCGGCCTGACGCTGAATGGCCGCGACCTGCCGACATCCGCGATCGAGGGGGGCGCGCTGGCGGCCCAGATTTCGGTGCGCGACGATCTGGGCGTTGCGGCGCAGGCGGATATCGACGCCTTTGCCGCCGATCTGCAAAGCCGCTTGCCGGGCCTGTTCGAAGGCCCGCCGCTGAAGGTGCAGGCATCCGTAGCCGCATCGCCGCAGCAGGTGCGCGACGGGGCGGGGGGCGGGGGCACCTCCGGCGATGCCTCGCGCATCGTGGGGATGCTGAATGCGCTGACGGCCGGGGCGGGCGCAGGGGGGGCGGCCGACGCGCTGGCCTCTTCGGCGGCCTCCTCGCGCGTGGTGGCCGAGGATCGTCAGGCCTATGCCACCGCCCGCTACGACACGCTGCACAGCGCCGAGTTGGAGGGCGGCGTCGATACGGATGTGGAGATGCAGGATCTGCTGCTCGTCCAGCAGATCTATTCCGCGAATGCAAAGGTCATCCAAGCGATCGACGGGATGCTTGGCCAACTGATGGAGCTTTGA
- a CDS encoding flagellar hook protein FlgE, whose translation MTISSSLNAGVSGLNANAARLASISDNIANSGTYGYKRAETDFFQMVNAGNDGVSYSAGGVRTSALRLVDERGALTSSSNATDIAIDGRGFLPVSSDDGDSVVLTTTGSFRQDASGVLRTTSGLALMGWPAQADGTIPAAARESMEALRPVTVSANAVSANPTTQMSMALNLPATDTRAGAEGQVRTQTMEYFDTLGTSQLLTADFTPTVPAEGASNSWRMTLTDGATGSVVGSYRLSFDGQDGTLSDVTTLSGGTWDAQTGAIGLTLSGADVRFDIGKAGQMNGMTQLSDSFLPTSIQKDGSGIGSLTSVDIDAQGQVRAFYDQGFSRVIFQVPVVDVPNPNGLTSLGDQTYALSPEAGAFYLWDAGDGPTGTTQGYTREESATDVAQELTNLIQTQHAYSSNAKIIQTVDEMLSETTNLKR comes from the coding sequence ATGACGATCTCCTCCTCGCTCAATGCGGGTGTGTCCGGGCTGAACGCCAATGCCGCGCGGCTGGCCAGCATCTCGGACAACATCGCCAACTCGGGCACCTATGGCTACAAACGGGCGGAGACGGATTTCTTCCAGATGGTGAATGCCGGCAATGACGGCGTCAGCTATTCGGCCGGGGGGGTGCGTACCAGCGCGCTGCGGCTGGTGGACGAACGGGGGGCGCTGACCTCTTCCTCCAACGCGACCGATATCGCGATCGACGGGCGGGGGTTCCTTCCGGTGTCGAGCGATGATGGCGACAGCGTGGTGCTGACGACGACCGGATCGTTCCGGCAGGATGCCTCGGGCGTGCTGCGCACGACCTCGGGCCTTGCGCTGATGGGATGGCCCGCGCAGGCGGATGGCACGATCCCCGCCGCCGCGCGCGAGTCGATGGAGGCGCTGCGCCCCGTCACCGTGTCGGCCAATGCGGTGTCGGCCAATCCCACCACGCAGATGTCGATGGCGCTGAACCTGCCGGCCACGGATACGCGGGCCGGGGCCGAAGGGCAGGTCCGCACGCAGACGATGGAATATTTCGACACGCTCGGCACCTCGCAATTGCTGACGGCGGATTTCACGCCCACCGTCCCGGCCGAGGGGGCCTCGAACAGCTGGCGGATGACGTTGACCGATGGGGCGACGGGATCGGTCGTCGGCAGCTACCGGCTGTCCTTCGACGGGCAGGACGGAACGCTGTCCGATGTCACGACGCTGTCGGGCGGGACTTGGGACGCGCAGACGGGGGCGATCGGGCTGACGCTGTCGGGGGCCGATGTCCGCTTCGACATCGGCAAGGCCGGGCAGATGAACGGGATGACGCAACTTTCGGACAGCTTCCTGCCGACGTCGATCCAAAAGGACGGCTCGGGGATCGGCAGCCTGACATCGGTCGATATCGACGCGCAGGGGCAGGTGCGGGCCTTCTACGATCAGGGGTTCAGCCGGGTGATCTTTCAGGTGCCGGTGGTGGATGTGCCCAATCCCAACGGGCTGACATCGCTCGGGGATCAGACCTACGCCCTCAGCCCCGAGGCGGGGGCCTTCTACCTCTGGGATGCGGGCGACGGGCCGACGGGCACGACGCAGGGCTACACGCGCGAGGAATCGGCCACCGATGTCGCGCAGGAACTGACGAACCTGATCCAGACGCAGCACGCCTATTCCTCCAACGCGAAGATCATCCAGACGGTGGATGAGATGCTGTCGGAAACCACGAACCTGAAACGGTGA
- the exbB gene encoding tonB-system energizer ExbB, with amino-acid sequence MTRRSATGILALTLTLMAAPVMAQDAPPAPPTDAPAQQALPDDAAAPSLPMAETPAPATAAPESDAAPAPAPEAAAAPQILGGHDLSPLGMYRQADAVVKAVMLLLLAACFATWTVFLYKIVEFAGAKTRLRRAARVIRDGDSLPAVARHLDGRRDPAAFMAHAALEELTRSDAAIDMAGSGGVKDRVRSLLERIEAQAGRRLRKGTGILASIGSVAPFVGLFGTVWGIMNSFIGIAESNTTNLAVVAPGIAEALLATALGLVAAIPAVVIYNAFARKTSNYRQALSDAGAGVERLVSRDLDFRRIDRHRTAAE; translated from the coding sequence ATGACCAGACGCAGCGCAACGGGGATCCTTGCCCTGACCCTGACCCTGATGGCCGCGCCCGTCATGGCACAGGACGCACCCCCCGCCCCCCCGACCGATGCCCCGGCCCAGCAAGCCCTGCCGGACGATGCCGCCGCCCCCAGCCTTCCGATGGCGGAAACCCCCGCCCCGGCCACGGCGGCACCCGAATCCGATGCCGCACCCGCACCCGCACCGGAGGCCGCCGCTGCACCGCAGATCCTTGGCGGGCATGATCTGTCGCCCCTCGGCATGTACCGGCAGGCCGATGCCGTCGTGAAGGCCGTGATGCTGCTTCTGCTGGCGGCCTGCTTCGCCACATGGACGGTGTTCCTCTATAAGATCGTGGAATTCGCCGGGGCCAAGACCCGCCTGCGCCGCGCGGCCCGCGTGATCCGCGACGGCGACAGCCTGCCCGCCGTCGCCCGGCATCTGGACGGTCGCCGCGATCCCGCCGCCTTCATGGCCCATGCCGCGCTGGAGGAACTGACCCGTTCGGACGCCGCCATCGACATGGCCGGCAGCGGCGGCGTGAAGGACCGCGTCCGCTCGCTGCTGGAACGGATCGAAGCGCAGGCCGGACGTCGGCTGCGCAAGGGCACGGGCATCCTCGCCTCCATCGGGTCGGTGGCGCCCTTCGTCGGGCTGTTCGGCACCGTCTGGGGGATCATGAACTCCTTCATCGGCATCGCCGAGAGCAACACCACGAACCTTGCCGTCGTGGCCCCCGGCATCGCCGAGGCGCTTTTGGCGACGGCGCTCGGCCTCGTGGCGGCCATCCCGGCGGTGGTGATCTACAACGCCTTCGCGCGGAAAACCTCCAACTACCGTCAGGCGCTGTCGGATGCCGGCGCGGGCGTGGAACGGCTGGTCAGCCGCGATCTCGATTTCCGCCGGATCGACCGGCACCGCACGGCGGCGGAGTAA
- a CDS encoding CsbD family protein, with translation MNWDQIAGKWKEFQGQARQKWGDLTDDDLDRVAGKRDEMVGLVQQKYGRSKEDAEREVDDFVHRL, from the coding sequence ATGAACTGGGATCAGATCGCCGGCAAGTGGAAGGAATTCCAAGGGCAGGCGCGCCAGAAATGGGGCGACCTGACGGATGACGACCTCGACCGGGTCGCGGGCAAGCGCGACGAGATGGTCGGCCTCGTGCAGCAGAAATACGGCCGCAGCAAGGAAGACGCCGAGCGTGAGGTGGATGACTTCGTCCACCGCCTGTGA
- a CDS encoding flagellin, whose product MTISLSDMAQGFALRRQYQSLQTQQQQRATEVVTGQVADTARHLGGNFTQLGAMEASINRLDSFTTAAAVTATRADAMQQALGQIRALGDVGGLALGDSADPDILGADMEQRFTTAIGILNTRVAGQGLFAGVSDGAALPDAETLLAGLQASVAGASDANGVQAAVDAWFADYADRLYSGGAATGDQPLAPNETVRLDVTAADPALRDMLKGLATGALIARGVLADQPEAQAQLLQNAGGTLLSAQGAVSGLEARLGSVQARIDLAQTRMTAERSSLQIAQTAQLAVDPYEAATRLEATQTQIETLYAVTVRLSQMSLVDRL is encoded by the coding sequence ATGACGATCTCCCTTTCGGACATGGCCCAAGGGTTCGCCCTGCGCCGTCAGTATCAGTCGCTTCAGACCCAGCAGCAGCAACGCGCGACCGAGGTCGTGACGGGGCAGGTCGCCGATACCGCCCGGCATCTGGGCGGCAACTTCACGCAGCTGGGCGCGATGGAGGCGTCGATCAACCGGCTGGACAGTTTCACCACCGCCGCGGCGGTCACGGCGACCCGCGCCGATGCGATGCAGCAGGCGCTGGGGCAGATACGGGCGCTGGGCGATGTCGGCGGCCTCGCGCTGGGGGATTCGGCGGACCCGGACATCCTTGGCGCGGATATGGAGCAGCGGTTCACGACCGCGATCGGCATCCTGAACACCCGCGTCGCGGGGCAGGGGCTGTTCGCCGGCGTGTCGGATGGTGCGGCGCTGCCCGATGCCGAAACGCTGCTGGCGGGGCTTCAGGCTTCGGTCGCGGGGGCAAGCGATGCAAACGGGGTTCAGGCCGCCGTCGATGCGTGGTTCGCCGATTATGCCGATCGCCTCTATTCGGGCGGTGCGGCCACGGGCGATCAGCCGCTGGCCCCGAATGAAACGGTGCGCCTCGATGTCACCGCCGCCGATCCGGCGCTGCGGGACATGCTGAAGGGGCTGGCCACCGGCGCGCTGATTGCGCGGGGCGTTCTGGCCGATCAGCCGGAGGCACAGGCCCAGCTGTTGCAGAACGCGGGCGGCACGCTCTTGTCGGCGCAGGGCGCGGTGTCGGGGCTGGAGGCGCGTCTGGGTTCCGTGCAGGCCCGGATCGACCTTGCCCAGACCCGTATGACGGCCGAGCGGAGCAGCCTTCAGATCGCCCAGACGGCGCAGCTTGCCGTCGATCCCTACGAGGCCGCGACCCGGCTGGAGGCGACCCAGACCCAGATCGAGACGCTCTATGCCGTCACCGTGCGCCTGTCGCAGATGAGCTTGGTGGACCGCCTATGA
- the exbD gene encoding TonB system transport protein ExbD, with protein MAGGIRDEGDDLDENHEINVTPFIDVMLVLLIIFMVAAPISTVDTPVDLPGSNAAPQQRPQDPVYLTVQQDLSVTLGNEPVAAGGLRAALDARTGGDQEQRIFLRADQSVAYGDLMGVMNQLRDAGYLKVALVGLDGVPSTGSDP; from the coding sequence ATGGCCGGAGGGATCAGGGACGAGGGCGACGACCTCGACGAAAACCACGAGATCAACGTCACGCCCTTCATCGACGTGATGCTGGTGCTGCTGATCATCTTCATGGTCGCGGCCCCGATCTCCACCGTGGATACGCCGGTGGACCTGCCCGGATCGAACGCCGCGCCGCAGCAGCGCCCGCAGGACCCGGTCTATCTGACGGTGCAGCAGGATTTGTCGGTGACGCTGGGCAACGAGCCGGTGGCGGCAGGCGGGCTTCGGGCCGCGCTGGATGCCCGCACCGGCGGCGATCAGGAGCAGCGCATCTTTCTGCGCGCGGATCAATCGGTGGCCTATGGCGATCTGATGGGCGTGATGAACCAGCTGCGCGATGCGGGCTATCTGAAGGTCGCGCTGGTGGGCCTCGACGGTGTGCCGAGCACGGGGTCCGACCCATGA
- a CDS encoding DUF1328 domain-containing protein, giving the protein MLGWALTFAIIALIAAALGFGGTADPLASIAQFLFVMFLILSVVTMIVRRLRGKPPV; this is encoded by the coding sequence ATGCTCGGCTGGGCACTGACCTTCGCGATCATCGCCCTCATCGCCGCCGCGCTTGGCTTTGGTGGAACGGCGGACCCATTGGCAAGCATCGCGCAGTTCCTGTTCGTGATGTTCCTGATCCTTTCGGTCGTGACGATGATCGTGCGCAGGCTGCGGGGCAAACCCCCGGTCTGA
- a CDS encoding flagellar basal body P-ring protein FlgI: MIRLALLLLCLALPAFGAPIRIKDLADFDGVRGNDLVGYGLVVGLNGTGDGLRNSPFTEEIMSNLLERLGVNVSGEMLRPKNVAAVFVTAALPPFARAGSRVDVTISAIGDAKSLLGGTLVMTPLNGADGQIYAVAQGTIIAGGLSAEGQAARVVQGVPTSGTIPAGARVEREVEFDFTALPSLRLALRNPDFTTAGRIESVVNGAFGGRMAQMLDSGTVEIDLRGQSPAHVLARLENLTVEPATPARVVVDQRSGTIVMGEDVRISRVAVAQGNLTLRIEETPQVVQPNPFAPGQTVVVPRTNAQLETDGTGLAEVEGSTSLSQVVAGLNALGVAPYDMIDILKSINAAGALHAEFVVR; encoded by the coding sequence ATGATCCGCCTTGCGCTGCTCCTTCTGTGTCTGGCGCTGCCGGCCTTCGGCGCGCCGATCCGCATCAAGGATCTGGCGGATTTCGACGGGGTGCGGGGCAACGATCTGGTGGGCTACGGCCTCGTCGTCGGCCTGAACGGCACGGGCGACGGGCTGCGCAACTCCCCCTTCACCGAAGAGATCATGTCCAACCTGTTGGAGCGGCTGGGCGTGAACGTCTCGGGCGAGATGCTGCGCCCCAAGAACGTGGCCGCGGTCTTCGTGACGGCGGCGCTGCCGCCCTTCGCGCGGGCGGGCAGCCGGGTCGATGTGACCATCTCGGCGATCGGCGATGCCAAGAGCCTTCTGGGCGGCACGCTGGTGATGACGCCGCTGAACGGCGCGGATGGGCAGATCTATGCCGTGGCGCAGGGCACGATCATCGCCGGGGGCCTGTCGGCCGAAGGGCAGGCGGCGCGGGTTGTGCAGGGGGTGCCGACCTCCGGCACGATCCCCGCCGGTGCCCGGGTGGAGCGGGAGGTGGAGTTCGATTTCACCGCGCTTCCCAGCTTGCGCCTTGCGCTGCGCAACCCCGATTTCACCACGGCGGGGCGCATCGAATCCGTGGTCAACGGGGCCTTCGGGGGGCGCATGGCGCAGATGCTCGATTCCGGCACGGTGGAGATCGACCTGCGCGGCCAGTCCCCCGCCCATGTCCTTGCACGGCTGGAAAATCTGACGGTGGAACCGGCGACCCCGGCGCGCGTGGTGGTGGATCAACGCTCCGGCACGATCGTCATGGGGGAGGACGTGCGCATCAGCCGCGTGGCCGTGGCCCAAGGCAACCTGACCCTGCGGATCGAGGAGACGCCGCAGGTGGTGCAGCCCAACCCCTTCGCGCCCGGCCAGACCGTCGTCGTGCCGCGCACCAACGCCCAGCTTGAAACCGATGGCACCGGATTGGCAGAGGTGGAGGGTTCCACCAGCCTGTCGCAGGTGGTGGCGGGGCTGAACGCCTTGGGCGTTGCGCCCTATGACATGATCGACATCCTGAAAAGCATCAACGCCGCCGGTGCGCTGCATGCCGAATTCGTCGTCCGCTGA